gtaaatgactcggctcaaactcgtTACAAGCTGAGCTTAAACAAGTCGAACTCGCCCTTACCTACTACTAATATGCACATTTACTTTCATGCTCAAACATTGCATATGTATGTGCATAAGAcaacaaatatgtatgaaataataaataaatatgagataatgtttatgagataacaaaagatttataagaTAACAGACAGACAAATATAATAGATAACATTAAGCGTTGCTAGATTCGAATGTGGCCGGATGTCTGGATTCTCGCCGAAACTTAGTTCTGCTGGACCCAACTGCTTGCGTTTCTCAAGGTTCACTTTGGGCTCATGGTCATAGgcatgtttgatagccttgatCTCGGTTCCAAGGCTAATCTGATCGACCCTTTGTAAATTTCGGCACTATATATATCAGATCCACTTTAAGTCGGAAGAAACTCACTTCAGATCGGAAGTAAGCAAATATATCTATAATGTTCATTAAATACTTGTGGTTACAGAACATGGTACACCCATTAAGCGGCAGATTTCTTGGGAAGTTCTTTGCCAAtcttaaattggaaaaaaacGCAGAAACCATGGCCATTTATTAAATGAGAACAAGTTGGGAATTCTGTTGCCGCTTTATTACTTGTTTTCTTTAGTTTGTGACTCCTTTAAAACCGTAAAGTAAAATGAAATCTACGGTTAACTAATCCTTAATTTAAACTTTAAGATGAAGTTATTATATATGTGGTTCCTTTATAATAACATTGAACCATGACtactaaatttttatttttatttttaaaaaatgaaaccatataaaaaaaatcgaCCCAAATACTCAGTAGTCTTCAATTTGACCTCTTCCAACATTACACCTTTTCATTCGTTCTCCAAGCCGTCGCCCTTGTGGACCCATCATTTCGCTATCTTCAAAGTTCCCAAGCCAAACGGGGAAGTCGATCAAAAGATCGCAACAATTTGGGACTTCCACGTTTTCCGGAACGAAAACCCTACCGTGAAAACATCAAATATCACGATCTCAAAAGTTCCAGAACTAGATAGCGAAAAGATCAGGATCTCGCGGCCGCCCAGTTTGGGCGGTGGCGCGCGGCTCCAACATAATTGAAGGGAAAGCGTCGCATGTGGGGCCCACCGTTTGGGGGGGCGAACGCTGGACGGTCAACGACGCAATTTGGtgggagaggagaagaagaagaagaagaagggtaGCAAAAACACATAATTGGGATTCCCGGAAGATTCCCCTCCTCACTTTTCGAACGAACAGTCCCATCCCCATATTGCCCTCGTCCCGCTGCAACTATTTGCCAATTCGCCATCCTCGTCGGAACAAGTTGGTCAAACAAAAGGGGCAGGTAGGTACGGCTCGCTTCATGAGAACGAACCTTGGTCGTttgattgaaaaattaaaagaatggaAACGGTCTTTAGTTGACAAACACTTTAAATTTGCATTTGATAGCTTTGAATTTCATATCTGAAATATAATTTGTGAAGTAAATCTGAGGTTTATTAAACTATAGACTTGAGAATCAGAGATTTTGTATTCATAAGAATGCTAAAATCTATGGATCTCAAGAATGAAGGGGGTTTGACTTCAACTGCCGATTGCATGAAGgtagagagaggagaaaagagaaagatttgaaatccaaggaTCTCCAATACgtagatttaaggtcagatcACCCCAtatttgatcttaaatctatggtttttaacatttagcatggatttaaaatccatgctattGTGATCCTCTATTTGTTTAAGttgaagatcttccaaaacattatatctaaggctatcaaacacaaccttaatcTTGTTCTCATAGCTTAGATCTTTAGGTCTCCGACCAACGTCATTTTCAACCCAGCAGTAAAGAAATCTGAAATGAATTGTTAAAAATGTTTCCTTGAAACATGTGAAGCTTTTCTTATTGGGGACTTCAGTCCATTTACATGCCTAAACTAGCGTCAGGGATGACAAGAAATGGGAGGTCAAGTTAGACACGACCttttatttttgacaaattggccAAACAGAAGTGTTGAATAGGAGGAGATAAGAATGTGAGCAGGAGGACTTGACCGGATCCATTTCATTGGAACTTAGAAGAAAATATTGAGCGAGGACAGCAGCCAATACTAAATCTTATCAATTATATCATGCCAATTTACTGTTCGGTTTTTGCCCATATCaaacttcaaatttgaattcaggcCAAAATTTTAGTAAGTGGGGATTTGGTTTTCGACGGATTCCgtctgaatttgaatcccaaTAAGTCCTTAAGCTTGGTCTTTATGTAACGATTGAATTAGATCCCAGATCGGCCCACCTAGCTTGCATGTGAGTTGAGTCCAACTACATCAAATCGGTTCGAGCTTGAATTGAACTATACACTGTTGTGCTTGAGCTCAGCtcacttgtttaactcgtttaacttgttaGCTCATTTAACTATTCAACTATTATGAACATTTTAAGTAGTCGAGCCAAGCCAAGCcaagtttaaatgagtcgagttcttacaactcgaacttgacttatTTACAGTTtgagtataaatttaaactcaagctcgagttgtTTATAAACTAATCAAGTTTGAATTGAACCCGAGTTGGCTTGACTGATTGAGCAGCCCCTAGACCCACGTGCGTCCTAAAGTTCTATACAAAGTATccaaaaccatgtttttctttgggcttGAGTTGGCTAAGATCTTAAActaattacatttttttttttgttgtgcatTGCtgaagtttattattttttgaatcatTAAATGCTACAAACTTaaataaatatagataaatatttttatattatatattatttagttttaattaatacaaaattaattcatttatttataaaaaaaattaatataaaattttataacctAACCCAACCAAATTGTCGAGTCAACTTTCTAAACCAATGTCGACCGATCCGAGCCTAATGACGGCGTTGCCCGACCATGCCGAAGAGAGAGTCCACTTCTGGTTCCGGGAGGACCGGGACTAGCACGCTTCTAGAAGCGCAGAAAGGGACATTTGTGATATTTCGTGCAAGCCAGGGGCATTTTTCAATGGAGCCCTAGTTTTTAAGGGACCGGGAGGCGCTCCACGGAAATCGCAGTCGTCGCGTCGGCCGATCAGTCGGGAAAGAGTGGGTGAAAAAGCCGAGTGGCGAAGGGGGAGAGAAACGCGCTCTGTGTCTCTCGCACCCATTTTCGCTCACCTCTTCTTCTGcttcctcctttctcttccctGTCCTTTAAAACCCTAAGTCCCGCGGATCCTTGTTTCGTTCGATTTCGATCTCCGTCGCCATGGCTGTCCCAGAGAACGCCCGGCAATCTTTGCTCCCTAGCTTCCTTTACTCATCACCGGCCTTTTCCTCCCTCAGGGCTCTAGACAACCCAGCCCTCTCGTCGCCCCTGATGTCGTCTTCGATGTCGGCCGCGAAGGCGCCCTCGTCGCCTGCGGTCGGATCTTTCGTCGTCCCCGCCCCCAGCGAGCCTGGCAAAATTGCGATGTACTCGCCGGCTTTCTATGCCGCGTGCACCGCCGGAGGTATCCTCAGCTGTGGCCTTACTCACATGGCCGTCACTCCTCTCGATCTTGTTAAGTGCAATATGCAGGTAACAttttgctttcccttttgtaaTCGTAgggatattttttctttcaattgttaGATCGATAGTTGGTTCTCTTTTCTCTGTTCTCTATTCTAGTTGGCTAGATCTCGATGACTTGTAGCATGCCGTGGGTTTTTGGTTGATTCTTGTTGATTTGGGATTGTTTTGAGAGCTTGTCGCTTCTTCGACTGTGAAGCACTCTATCTTATCTTTTCTAGCCCTTGGACAGTCCCGATTTTCGTTTCCGGCGAGTTCTAGACCGGAACCCTCTTTCTGACCTATCATTTCATCTGGAACCTTGATTGGAAACAGAATCTGTTAATTTTCTAATGAAAATTAGTTTGTTGAACTTATAAGTATGAAAAAATGCCGTTATTTTCGGAATCGCTTGAATGCCTAGTTGTTTGTGCTTTGTTGCGATTGGATAGACGGAAAGTAAATTCCTTCTAAGCAAAATACATAAACAATCTTCATATAAGGTCAAATtcgaaaagaaaatcataaatcaTGAATATTTTGGACAACTCCGTATTGTCGTTTAGTTAACCTGTAATTTATGAACTCTGTTTGCATCTGGTTGTTGTCTATGCGCTTACATATTTAGCCGGAAACTTACACAGAGAGAGAGTATATTTGTCAATTTGTGTTTCATGACTAATGTTTCTCGTGGCTTACACCCTTGTCTCTATGTGTTTGCCTCGATCATGTGGAAAGTTTTGGTTTGTCCCCCAACGGTTACGATTTTATTGAGCCTTTGTGTAAAATTTCAGATTGATCCTGCAAAGTACAAGAGTATCACTTCGGGTTTCGGTGTGCTGCTTAGAGAGCAAGGTCTCAGGGGGTTCTTCAGGGGCTGGGTGCCCACGCTGCTTGGGTACAGCGCTCAGGGTGCCTGCAAATTTGGTTTCTATGAGTTCTTCAAGAAATACTATTCTGATATTGCGGGACCTGAATATGCTGCAAaatacaagacattgatatacCTTGCTGGATCTGCATCTGCTGAGGTGATTGCTGATGTTGCACTTTGCCCGATGGAGGCAGTGAAAGTCCGTGTTCAGACTCAGCCAGGATTTGCCAGAGGATTGGCAGACGGGTTTCCCAAGTTCGTTAAATCTGAAGGTGCACTTGGGTGAGTTTATTTATTCATCTGGTTCAAGGCTTGTGCTTGTTGTGTGAACTCTTGCCAACTATTCTGATTCTTGTTTTGAATGCTGGCAGGCTTTACAAGGGTCTTGTTCCTCTTTGGGGCCGGCAGATTCCTTGTGAGTATAAtcctcttttattttcttgtgtgttATTTAGACTGTTGGAATTATTGGAGATCTTCTAAGAATGTAAAGATAAGcaatttcccttttcttctattttggaTTGGTAGAAAGAGGTTGGGCTTCATAGTGGACAGAAATAGTAACTCTTGTACCTATTTTGGTTCATTTGATTGTGCTAGCTGAGGCTGTCCTCTAGGCATCGTCACTTTTTTCCAGGTTGTTGTTACTCTGGGTTGAGTTTCCTAGGCAACATTATGCTTTTAGCATCTGCTTGTTTTGGGCTGCTTCTTGGAGCAGTGATTACTATTGCTTGCTGTACATTGGGTTTTGATAATAATTTTAAGTTGACTCACGTTTATCATTTAATTGTTATAACCGTTTATTTCTCTTTTACTATGTACATGGTTGAGGATCATAAATAGTCACTTCAATTATTTCCCAAACTTGAGTCCTGATCAACTGTGTGTTGCAAAACGATTGAACATTAGGATCAATTGCTGACTCCACTTGGCAGCATTCTTGGGAAATGGGAACACAGTGGTCTTGCAAATTTTCCATGTAGTCACGTGTATAGTCTTTCAAGAAATCATTTGATGTCCTAACTTTCTCAGGTGAGTAGATTACAGCCATAAGACCAACCTGTTTCAAGGAAACAAGTTTGGTTGGTAGACCTTAATATTTCTGTAGGCACCTCTTGCTCATCACGTAATATCTGTTTCCAATATTCGGTTCCAACAAGTCCTAAATGAGAAAACTTCTTTAGCTTGGTACTGCTTCATTTTGTCTAATTAGTGTTTAGGATAGTGTTTATTGTTGatacttgaaataaatgatgtGGTATGTTGAAAAACAATCCAGATATTCTGGGTTTCGAGAGATACAAGTAAACTTAAACAATGAAAATTCCTTTATATACAGCAGGCTTTTTTTCCTCTGAGTTCATCATTCTCCATTCTCTAAGATTGTCAATCTCCTAGAGATGGACACAGGCAGGTGCATTATGAACTTAAAGCTGCATGGTGATCAAAGCACCCAGTTTTCAGAGATTAGCTCTAGaagtttatgttttctttgtgTTCATTCTGTTGTTGTAGGAACTTGAGACTATGGCTTGCAAGCTACCAACTTTTAATCAGTTAATGGTGGTTTACAAAATACGGGTTCGAAAGAAACTAGGAAATGAAGTGGACTTGCATATTTGTGGCTGGAGACAGATGCTGTGTTTGGTTCTAATCACAAAGAATTTGGAGAGCTAGTAGCATGACCTTTATTACTGTTTGATATCGTTTATTGTTTGCATTGTTGACTATCATATGTTGCCTCGTAATGTCATAAATGAAGTATAGGCTTGATGTATTTATCTAGTGGCGATTTTTTCTGCCGACTCTGTTTTTATGTGTGAtcgtttcttgttttttgttctgGAAGTTTCATTTCCCTCTCCTATGAATTGCACCCATTCTTTATTACATGGTTGCTGCTTATGCTTGCATAACATGTTTATTGTAGTGTTGGATCAGAAACCTTGGAAAGCTTTAACAACATAAGTTTATATCTTCTTTGAAGAGATTCTCTAACATTATTGCTGTGTATCTATTTGGATTTCTGAATTCTGTACAAAACCTGGCTATTGAATTTGATTATGTTTCCGATAATATTTGGCTTTTTTGTTCTTACAAAAGATTACTTTTGTTGCAGATACCATGATGAAGTTTGCTTCTTTTGAAACCATTGTGGAGATGTTCTATAAGTATGCTATTCCAGTCCCCAAAGATCAATGCACCAAGTCATTTCAACTTGGAGTTAGCTTTGCTGGTGGTTATGTTGCTGGTGTTTTCTGCGCTATTGTTTCACATCCTGCTGACAATCTTGTTTCCTTCCTCAACAATGCTAAAGGAGCAACAGTTGGGGATGTGAGTCTTCTTTTTAGCTTGTGATTCtgtgtggatttttttttcttatctcaACTAATGTGTTATGGGATTATTCCTCAGGCGGTGAAGAAGCTCGGGATATGGGGTCTGTTTACTCGTGGTCTCCCTTTGCGTATTGTCATGATTGGAACACTAACTGGTGCTCAGTGGGGGATTTATGACGCTTTCAAGGTTTTTGTTGGCCTGTAAGTTCCGAACTGCCACAGAAGCACTACActgttttttgatttttttggtcCAGAAATTGTCTTTATTCATAGTTGTGTTTACCTAAGCCAAATTGTACTTTGTAGGCCAACTACTGGTGGTGTTGCTCCTGCTGCTGCCCCTGCCAAAGAACTTGCAAAGATGTGAGATCAACTAGATTTCATTGATCAGAACGATACAAAGCAAGTGTTGCGAAGAGTAATAATTTCTAGACATCTGACACTAAACTGTAATTTTTTCATCGAACCATACATATTTTTGCATTTGTTGCAAGGGTGGTTTTGATCTCATCCTTCATAAACAGAGGTGGCTGATTAAACCTCCCGACGACAGTGTAGGAGGGTACCTCAGATGCTTCTGCAATTTTAGGAGGTTCCCTCCCTTGGTGTAATCTCCTTGAGAGGGGGAAGAGAGGCGATgtatttttttgggttaaaaGTACATGTAGCTGGTTATGTTGTCTGTAGTTGGTTGGTTTGTTTTTCCTCATAGAATTGCCTTTTCCTATGCTGTAATAATTCTTGGGCCTCTACTGTTGAACCCCTTCACAATTGCACTATTTTCCGAATATTGTTACTGTGAAAATTGCTGGTGATATTCAGCGTCGGTATCTTCTTGTGATGACCTCATTCTCAAAGTGTGTCTTTGTCATTTGTGGCTAGTTTTATGCCCGCAAGGTGATGTCAGAAGGGCAaggaaatcaaaacaaaaaatgagtgGCTGTGGGCTACCCAATCTCTTTTCTATTGGCCAGAATTGTGGGCCAATCGTTGCGTGGGAATCTCCCTGGACAAGGCCTCCGCTGGTTCAGTTAGAAAACTTGATTCGCTGTTCGCGTAAAGATGAAGCACATTGTCATTGTCCGGGGGTGTGTTCGTTGCGAGGAACCAATTGTGATTTGTGAAGCCATTTTTTGGAGTAACCACTTCCGCATGTGGATGGAAATGTCACAAATGGATTGGTGCCGACGTAACCAAACTTAATTAAACATGAACAGTTTATCGATGGGCACTTTTATGCGAATTTTACTGGCCATCCAAGCATGTGTCTGTGTTGGTAGTGTTTTCCATACTCTGGCCTGTATGGTGTCTCTCTCCAGTGATGCAAATCTGCCATGTAGTTCtatcttcctttccttcccttttctttttttaaaactatCTAGCTAGAcaattaaaatttctatttGCTTTGCAGACTGAAAAAAGGTAGGCTGATTCACCCTATTTGATGCCgctttctattatttttttatgatgattTGCCTTTAGTATTGATATTGGCAAGAGTGAAGAATATGACATACTAGGCTATTTGCGGCGTCGAACTAACGTGGAGATCCATGCCCTTAGGATAAATGGCTACAAGAGCTTTGCTCAATTGACCCAGCTTAAAGCTCAAGAGATCTGGGGTTGTCTAGTAAGATAGGAACCTCTTGCCAGGAGGCAGAAGCAACGACATGTTTTTGTCACGGGCAAACATAGGATAAGTAAACCAATGGATGACATTATAAACTTGAAAGGCTGGAGTTGACGGGAGGTGTTCAAAAGTCTTTCAGTGGTTTACATTTGCAGGTAAGGCACAATGAATTTCTACCGCTAGATCTTCCGTCCTTTATAGTACTTTCGCTTTGAGAAATTATGAGCTGCTTCCATTTCATGTTTATTGACCTTTTGTAACATGCGTCTTGTATAGCTGCTAGCCTGTGCCGGCCCTTGTCACTTAGACAGAGATGTGGGTCGTCGAATATGTCTCTTTTTTCTGCACCAGCACTGCAGCATCATACATGTTTGCAACCGCGTCCGTGCCAATATTTGCAGTGTATCTCATGCAACACATTGATTCCATTTCCAGCCCCCATGGTCAGGTAAAGTTTTGGAAACAAATAGATGAATAGTTCAACCACGGGTTTTTAATTTTGAGACTGGATTCTAACCCCGGACCTGCTCTAGGAACCCTGGTATGGCTGCAGTCCAACCTGGGTCCTACCAGTTTGAATTTGCTACCATGGACATAAGTCAAAGAATGGCTGGTAGCGCAAGAGCCTGGCTAGCTAACTGgatatggttttaaaatttaaacacaaTGCAGTCTGACCTGCATCTGATTTTCTTCGCTTAGGGATGGCTATCTGACTGATTAGTGACCCAAATCTGCAGCCATTAAGTTGAAACCGGTAAAATAGATTCTATTAGTAATCAGATTCACAGTGGGTATACTGTTTTTGTGATGGAAACTGAAACCAAGATTGAGACCCAACAAGGAACAAAGTCGATTACATATAAaagttggatcttactgtctcTCACAGTTGCTTGCGGCGTCCAGTTTTAGTTTTGCAAGTTTGGGTCTGAAACCCTACATCCTAACAGGCACTTGTTAAGCCTTCTAAAGATGTCGACTGTAATGCAGTCGTTGCCAGCTATTCATGCTTATCTGATATTAAAAGTTTGCATGTACTCTACTTACCTCTGAAACTTGGGTTATCAGCTGTCCTTACTCCCAGTAATGAAGTTGACGAGTAATGGAAAACTCAAGCTCATTTGATGCGTCTACTTTTGAGAATTGCATCATCGGAACATGTTTTACTGGTACCTTCTGTATAGTTTATACAAGGATGAAAGAAAATGCTCATATGGATGTACCAGTGAGGTGGTTTCTTCTTTCCAGCTTCTTTTTGTAATGGGCAAATTATCTGGGTAATTGGTTAGGAATTGTCAAAACAACTGTTGTTAAAGTTTACATAATTAGGAGGCTGGTTTTCTTCATCATCATGACCTGGGCTTTCATTTTTGGCTTTGCGAATGTTTTTTCCCCATTTGGGCTTTCGCTTCTATTAGTGTTTTCAGGTTTTTCTGCCCAAATGTCCTATCTCTAAAGGTGCACAATATTCATAAGAAATTGGGTTTCATTGTACCTTATCATACCCTCCTTTTAGACTGACTAGAGTTGAattggtttccatttttttggagaTGTGACATGATGTCCTGCGCCAGCATACTAGACATGAACTAGCTAGCTAGAAGGCTGGATCATTTTCCAAAGCTCAGAGCATTATGAGCTAGTATTTTCTTTATCAGAAGCATGGTTTCTACAACATTGGGTTACCCTGATCTGTGATCCTTTATTATGGCCATACTTGGAGAGTTGTGTCCTTGAAATGTGGATCTATTTGCAGTCATCGGATATCTTCTGGATGATCAGTCGCACTACTTTGATTAAAGGTAAGTCAGGCACGCACTTGACTGTTGTGGAATGACTGGGTGTAGGATGCTAATTGGACCAAGGAGAACAACAGATGTGCAGTTGCAGGTATGCACATATAACCTATGCCACATGCATGACGAGCATTCTATAACATGAAAGAAATTGTGAAATGGTTAAACATTGAGTGGATAAGTCCTTACGAGTCGTTTATTTGTCTTGCATCAGCATTTCTGTTTGGAGACTTTTGTTCAGACTCTGCTTGCTTTACAGCATACTGCAGGAAACATGAAACACATGTATCCTTTTTATGATGGAACATGATCaatcaataaaattttatgaaagcAAACAGATCAGAGATGAGGTGGCGTGGTGACCTGTTTCACCTTGTTAGGTCGCTTAGCCACCTTGGACCTTAATCTGGTTGTCAATATTGTACTCTCATGAGCACACTAACAATAATTCTGCATGATCAGATGCATATACCAAGTTACTTGGCGATCCAAACAAGCAGTAACATGATCCCTGCAGTTCAGGAAAGCATGGTTATGGTGTGGAATCTTCTTTTTTGAGATCAGAAGAGCCAATCTTGGGGAATCTAGCAGGTGATTAAGTCCAAACAGCTTAGAAGACATGCTGACCTCTACATATgggaaattgaaaaataattatcCAGAAGGTATTGATTGAGAGGGTCAGTTATGTCATGGGAAAGCAGCCAATTGTCTTTGTTCAGAATAAAGTGCAGGTTCTAGCCTGACTCTGCTCCACAACCAGGCTCAGGTTGCTTGTGGCAGCAGATATAGGTATACCCACTTGACCAGGGATGCTTTTTCAT
This window of the Nymphaea colorata isolate Beijing-Zhang1983 chromosome 2, ASM883128v2, whole genome shotgun sequence genome carries:
- the LOC116248216 gene encoding mitochondrial phosphate carrier protein 3, mitochondrial-like, giving the protein MAVPENARQSLLPSFLYSSPAFSSLRALDNPALSSPLMSSSMSAAKAPSSPAVGSFVVPAPSEPGKIAMYSPAFYAACTAGGILSCGLTHMAVTPLDLVKCNMQIDPAKYKSITSGFGVLLREQGLRGFFRGWVPTLLGYSAQGACKFGFYEFFKKYYSDIAGPEYAAKYKTLIYLAGSASAEVIADVALCPMEAVKVRVQTQPGFARGLADGFPKFVKSEGALGLYKGLVPLWGRQIPYTMMKFASFETIVEMFYKYAIPVPKDQCTKSFQLGVSFAGGYVAGVFCAIVSHPADNLVSFLNNAKGATVGDAVKKLGIWGLFTRGLPLRIVMIGTLTGAQWGIYDAFKVFVGLPTTGGVAPAAAPAKELAKM